The following proteins are co-located in the Robbsia betulipollinis genome:
- a CDS encoding MFS transporter, producing the protein MIDARQRNSTRTWVFVLLYIGYCISYIDRSAISLSLVDIGKEFHLSPAELGIVLSAFYVSYSAMQIPGGWIADRWGSKVVIVASIIFWSVFTLLTGFAWSLASMIVIRVIFGFGEGGYPGAAVKGVAEAYARSERPKMSALLMSSNYVGSFIAPLIIAPLILTLGWRHAFVVAGIGGIVFALVYLVVVRERKREGAAKAMPARQRIDAAATRALLKMPLMWKVLTVWFGMGIVNKGLDAWMPAYLMTARHLNLKSVGLLTPLPFIAASVSTALGGWLLVRYFDGKEKYLMGACCAISAFFLYRMYTAETIGGVIAYQAVVYFFKSFVFAAVFALPTKFLPTHLMGTGAGMVNFGGQVAGFVAPAVIGVLVSTFGGYDAAFMFLIAAAMLAMVVSLTISSANIHTLRATALGEAV; encoded by the coding sequence ATGATTGACGCGCGTCAACGAAACAGCACCCGGACGTGGGTATTCGTACTGCTCTACATCGGTTATTGCATCTCCTACATCGACCGTTCCGCCATCTCGCTATCGCTCGTCGATATCGGCAAGGAATTTCACCTCTCCCCCGCCGAACTGGGCATCGTGCTCAGCGCGTTCTATGTAAGCTATTCTGCGATGCAGATCCCCGGGGGCTGGATCGCCGACCGGTGGGGCAGCAAGGTGGTGATCGTCGCATCGATCATTTTCTGGTCGGTGTTCACCCTGTTGACGGGCTTTGCCTGGTCGCTGGCTTCGATGATCGTGATTCGCGTGATTTTCGGCTTCGGCGAAGGCGGTTACCCGGGCGCGGCGGTCAAGGGCGTGGCGGAAGCCTACGCGCGTAGCGAGCGTCCGAAAATGTCGGCGTTGCTGATGTCGTCGAACTACGTGGGAAGCTTCATCGCGCCGCTGATCATCGCACCGCTGATTTTGACGCTTGGCTGGCGCCATGCTTTCGTGGTCGCCGGCATCGGCGGTATCGTGTTCGCGCTGGTGTATCTGGTCGTCGTCAGGGAGCGCAAGCGCGAAGGCGCCGCGAAAGCCATGCCCGCGCGGCAGCGTATCGATGCCGCCGCCACCCGCGCGTTGTTGAAAATGCCGCTGATGTGGAAGGTTCTGACCGTCTGGTTCGGCATGGGCATCGTCAACAAGGGCCTGGATGCCTGGATGCCTGCCTATCTGATGACCGCGCGCCATTTGAACCTGAAGTCGGTCGGTTTGCTGACGCCGTTGCCCTTCATCGCCGCCAGTGTCTCGACTGCGCTCGGCGGCTGGCTGCTGGTGCGGTACTTCGACGGCAAGGAAAAGTACCTGATGGGGGCCTGCTGCGCCATCTCGGCGTTCTTTCTCTACAGGATGTATACGGCCGAGACGATTGGCGGCGTGATCGCCTATCAGGCGGTGGTCTATTTCTTCAAATCGTTCGTGTTCGCGGCGGTGTTCGCCCTGCCGACCAAGTTTTTGCCGACGCATTTGATGGGAACCGGCGCCGGCATGGTCAACTTCGGAGGGCAGGTCGCGGGCTTCGTCGCGCCGGCGGTCATCGGGGTACTGGTCTCCACGTTCGGTGGCTACGATGCGGCGTTCATGTTCCTGATCGCCGCCGCGATGCTCGCCATGGTGGTCAGCCTGACGATCAGCAGCGCCAACATCCACACGCTGCGCGCGACCGCCCTCGGCGAAGCGGTGTGA
- a CDS encoding LysR family transcriptional regulator, which yields MKARILQEAAVRYFLEVVNTGSISDAAERLNVVPSAVSRQISRLERELNTALFVRQSRGMVPSAAGVLLAAYARRSLLDAEQVCTEIDALRDHAHFKIRIGCTQGFAVDFLPQAMARFRHDAPRTHFDLIVDTAAGVTQRVREGDIDVGLTFSLEPAQDIHVAFSAPSPILAVVARSHPLTQRDEVSFRDLLDYPLALPGPSSTLRGLIDVHCSREGLICNGALNSETLETLLGFVLAGDAVAFSGELFIRKRLAGGQLIVLPVPELRASNRWIEVQTLARRQLPPLLQTFVEQLCLSLPLPDTAPAA from the coding sequence ATGAAAGCCCGCATCCTGCAGGAAGCAGCGGTTCGTTACTTCCTCGAAGTCGTCAATACCGGCTCGATCAGCGATGCCGCGGAACGTCTGAATGTGGTGCCGTCCGCCGTGAGCCGGCAAATCAGCCGGCTCGAAAGGGAACTGAACACCGCCCTTTTCGTTCGTCAGTCCCGGGGAATGGTGCCCAGTGCGGCGGGAGTCCTGCTCGCAGCCTATGCACGCCGTTCCCTGCTCGACGCGGAACAGGTGTGTACGGAAATCGACGCGCTGCGCGACCATGCCCATTTCAAGATCCGCATCGGCTGCACCCAGGGTTTCGCGGTGGATTTCCTGCCGCAGGCCATGGCGCGTTTTCGCCACGATGCCCCGCGTACCCACTTCGACCTGATCGTCGACACCGCCGCGGGCGTGACGCAACGGGTACGTGAAGGCGATATCGACGTGGGCCTGACTTTCAGTCTGGAGCCGGCGCAGGACATTCACGTGGCGTTCTCCGCCCCCTCGCCCATTCTGGCGGTCGTCGCCCGCTCCCATCCGTTGACGCAGCGCGACGAGGTCTCTTTTCGCGATCTGCTCGACTATCCTCTGGCGCTCCCGGGGCCGAGTTCGACGCTGCGCGGCCTGATCGATGTCCATTGCAGTCGCGAAGGCCTGATCTGCAACGGCGCGCTCAATAGCGAAACGCTCGAGACGCTGCTCGGCTTCGTCCTCGCCGGCGATGCCGTCGCCTTCAGCGGCGAATTGTTCATCCGAAAGCGGCTGGCCGGCGGCCAGCTCATCGTCCTGCCGGTGCCGGAACTGCGTGCAAGCAACCGCTGGATCGAGGTACAGACGCTCGCGCGCCGGCAACTACCGCCCCTGCTGCAGACCTTCGTCGAGCAGCTGTGCCTGAGCCTGCCCCTCCCGGATACGGCGCCCGCGGCCTGA
- a CDS encoding amidase gives MAEGHADLEAADLEALPTYSAVALRAMLDRREISAVELLDACIDRIDTLNPKINAFTATCYDRARREAAAADAAFAKGERTGLLQGLPIGIKDLEDTEGLLTTFGSPIYRANVPAADNTLVRRLRAAGAIVVGKTNVPEMGAGANTFNPVWGATGNPFDPRLNSGGSSGGSAAALAVDMVPLCSGSDTGGSLRIPAAKCGVVGLRTSPGLVPSERKPLGWTPLAVVGPMGRDVADTWLQLAATTGISPTDPQSFPVPPMPRMQDCAQTDLSTLRVGYTEDFGVCEVDDGIREVFRAKIHAMQGQFAVCEPIDVAMTHAHRCFDVLRAEAFVAGLQKAYEADPDSLGPNPRANYELGIGLGLKDCVWAHAEQTRIFRRFQRLFERYDLILSPVTPVSPFPWTQPYLASVNGVALENYYRWLALTYVVTLATNPALSLPCGVDRHGMPFGLQVIGPCHGDLSLLLAARSMEAVFERSPLTARPKPDIAALLRSDADLRAFVTHPPIFHTDAGSARGGAAPGV, from the coding sequence ATGGCCGAAGGACACGCCGACCTTGAAGCCGCCGACCTTGAAGCATTGCCCACGTACAGCGCGGTCGCGTTGCGCGCAATGCTCGATCGGCGGGAAATCTCCGCGGTCGAACTGCTCGATGCCTGCATCGACAGGATCGACACCCTGAATCCGAAGATCAATGCCTTTACCGCCACGTGCTACGACCGCGCGAGACGCGAGGCCGCTGCCGCCGATGCCGCCTTCGCGAAAGGCGAGCGCACGGGGCTGCTGCAAGGTTTGCCGATCGGCATCAAGGATCTGGAGGACACCGAGGGGTTGCTGACGACATTCGGTTCGCCGATCTACCGCGCGAATGTGCCCGCAGCCGACAATACGCTCGTACGGCGTCTGCGCGCCGCCGGTGCCATCGTCGTCGGCAAGACGAACGTCCCGGAAATGGGCGCCGGCGCCAACACGTTCAATCCGGTCTGGGGCGCGACGGGCAATCCCTTCGATCCGCGGCTGAATTCGGGAGGCTCGTCGGGGGGCTCGGCGGCCGCGCTGGCGGTGGATATGGTGCCGCTTTGCAGTGGCTCCGACACCGGCGGGTCCCTGCGCATCCCCGCCGCGAAATGCGGCGTCGTGGGCCTGCGCACCTCCCCGGGCCTGGTGCCGAGCGAGCGCAAGCCACTGGGCTGGACGCCGCTCGCGGTCGTCGGACCGATGGGCCGCGACGTCGCGGATACGTGGCTGCAACTGGCCGCGACCACCGGTATCTCGCCGACCGATCCACAGAGTTTCCCCGTTCCCCCGATGCCGCGCATGCAGGACTGCGCGCAAACGGACCTGTCGACGCTGCGCGTGGGCTACACCGAGGATTTCGGCGTGTGCGAAGTGGATGACGGTATTCGCGAGGTCTTCCGCGCGAAGATTCACGCGATGCAGGGGCAATTCGCGGTCTGCGAACCGATCGATGTCGCGATGACGCACGCGCATCGCTGCTTCGACGTGCTGCGCGCCGAGGCGTTCGTGGCGGGCTTGCAGAAAGCCTACGAGGCCGACCCCGATTCGCTCGGCCCGAATCCCCGCGCCAATTACGAGCTGGGCATCGGTCTGGGTCTCAAGGACTGCGTCTGGGCGCATGCCGAACAGACCCGCATTTTCCGGCGTTTCCAGCGCCTGTTCGAGCGCTACGATCTGATCCTGTCGCCGGTGACGCCGGTGTCGCCCTTCCCCTGGACGCAGCCGTATCTGGCGTCGGTCAACGGCGTCGCGCTGGAGAATTATTATCGCTGGCTCGCGTTGACGTACGTGGTGACCCTGGCGACCAATCCGGCATTGTCGCTGCCCTGCGGGGTGGACCGGCACGGCATGCCGTTCGGCCTGCAGGTCATCGGTCCATGCCACGGCGATCTGTCGTTGTTGCTGGCCGCGCGGTCGATGGAAGCGGTGTTCGAGCGTTCACCGCTCACGGCACGACCAAAGCCCGACATCGCCGCACTGCTGCGCAGCGATGCGGACCTGCGCGCCTTCGTCACGCATCCGCCCATCTTCCATACCGACGCGGGCAGCGCCCGGGGCGGCGCCGCGCCCGGCGTCTGA
- the dsdA gene encoding D-serine ammonia-lyase codes for MTASIHGKSLAEWITEFPLLAPLTALTPVSWFNPDVAPLSVALHDILLTADDVADASARLQRFAPLLADLFADVREAGGIIESPLRAVPAFAEAVARRYRTAAPANVFLKQDSHLPISGSIKARGGIYEVLCHAERLALAHGLLTRDDDYRILHNDACRALFRRHRIAVGSTGNLGMAIGIASAALGFTTTVHMSADARQWKKDRLRAHGVSVVEYAGDYGEAVEQGRALAEADPTCHFVDDENSTTLFLGYAVAGQRLRSQLDAMGQVVDAAHPLFVYLPCGVGGGPGGVAFGLKLAFGDAVHCLFAEPTHSPCMLLGVHTGLHDRVAVQDFGIDNVTAADGLAVGRPSGFVGRAMRRMIDGYYTVPDEELYALLATMAQTEQIRLEPSALAGAPGFTHVLSAHQGYRDRMRLDAAALAHATHVIWATGGGMVPAPEMNAYLEKGRAALRG; via the coding sequence ATGACCGCTTCGATACACGGCAAATCGCTTGCCGAATGGATCACCGAATTCCCCCTGCTGGCCCCGCTCACCGCCCTGACGCCCGTGAGCTGGTTCAATCCCGACGTCGCCCCTTTGTCGGTCGCCCTGCATGATATTCTGTTGACGGCCGACGACGTGGCCGATGCCAGCGCACGCCTGCAACGCTTCGCACCCTTGCTGGCGGATCTGTTTGCCGACGTGCGGGAGGCCGGTGGCATCATCGAATCGCCATTGCGTGCGGTGCCGGCCTTCGCGGAGGCGGTGGCCCGGCGGTATCGCACCGCAGCCCCGGCGAACGTGTTCCTGAAGCAGGACAGTCATCTGCCGATCTCGGGATCGATCAAGGCGCGCGGGGGCATCTACGAGGTGCTGTGCCACGCGGAGCGATTGGCTCTGGCTCACGGCCTGCTCACACGGGACGACGACTATCGCATCCTGCACAACGACGCCTGCCGCGCGCTGTTTCGGCGGCACCGCATCGCCGTCGGGTCGACGGGCAATCTGGGCATGGCCATCGGCATCGCCAGCGCGGCACTGGGTTTCACGACGACGGTGCATATGTCGGCGGACGCCCGTCAGTGGAAAAAAGACCGTCTGCGCGCGCATGGCGTGAGCGTCGTCGAATATGCGGGGGATTATGGCGAAGCCGTCGAACAGGGCCGTGCGCTGGCCGAGGCCGACCCCACCTGTCATTTCGTCGATGACGAGAACTCGACGACCCTGTTTCTGGGATATGCGGTGGCCGGCCAGCGCCTCAGGTCGCAACTGGATGCGATGGGCCAGGTCGTCGACGCCGCGCACCCCCTGTTCGTCTACCTGCCGTGCGGCGTCGGCGGCGGCCCGGGCGGCGTCGCGTTCGGCCTGAAACTCGCGTTCGGCGACGCGGTGCATTGCCTCTTCGCCGAACCCACGCATTCGCCCTGCATGCTGCTGGGCGTGCATACCGGTCTCCACGATCGGGTCGCCGTGCAGGACTTCGGCATCGACAACGTCACCGCGGCCGACGGCCTCGCGGTCGGCCGCCCTTCCGGCTTTGTCGGGCGCGCGATGCGACGCATGATCGACGGCTATTACACGGTGCCGGACGAGGAACTCTACGCGCTGCTCGCGACGATGGCGCAAACCGAGCAGATCCGTCTCGAACCCTCGGCGCTCGCGGGCGCGCCCGGGTTCACGCATGTGTTGTCGGCGCACCAGGGATATCGGGACCGGATGCGTCTCGACGCCGCGGCGCTGGCGCATGCCACTCACGTGATCTGGGCGACCGGCGGCGGCATGGTGCCGGCGCCGGAGATGAATGCCTATCTCGAAAAGGGACGCGCCGCGTTACGCGGATAA
- a CDS encoding potassium transporter Kup produces MRSSVRHPSDGTKSVSPALLMGAVGIVFGDIGTSPLYTLRECLKAAGGVTQTNIYGIVSLILWSILLVVTLKYVSFVMRADNDGEGGILALTALASGVAPARLRHLLLTLGVFGAAMFYGDSMITPAISVISAVEGVTLIHPGLSHAIVPISLVILTGLFAIQKSGTGAVGKIFGPVMIVWFLVLAALGVLHIVEHPDILRAASPQYALAFIAHSPATAFIVLGSVFLALTGGEALYADMGHFGKSPIRFAWLFLVWPSLILNYFGQGALVLAHPKLVQQPFFNLAPGWALLPLVILAAAATVIASQAVISGAFSMTKQAVQLGFLPRTPVVHTSKKEIGQVYVPFVNLSLFVAVVFLVVFFKSSDNLASAYGIAVASTMLLTTLLMSFVTHSLWRWKPLTTAAVIGPMAIVDLAFVSSNVSKILDGGWFPLAAGALLFTVMTTWHRGRAALITQMKADNPPLRDLLASLREGSHAPSHVEGTAVFPGSVVGMTPTAFMHNLKHNRVLHRTNIFLAGATDNVPYTREAERLTVESLGEGCFAVTVRHGFMEIPNVPALLRLAQKDIPGWTYEVEDTSFFLARDTIIATGETHAMALWRDKLFAFLGRNAARAAEYYSLPPNRVVELGGQINI; encoded by the coding sequence ATGCGATCATCCGTGAGACATCCCTCCGACGGGACGAAATCGGTCAGCCCCGCACTCTTGATGGGCGCCGTCGGCATCGTGTTCGGCGATATCGGGACCAGCCCTCTCTATACGTTGCGCGAATGCCTCAAGGCGGCCGGGGGCGTCACGCAGACCAACATCTACGGCATCGTGTCGCTGATCCTGTGGTCGATTCTGCTGGTGGTCACGCTCAAATACGTGAGCTTCGTGATGCGCGCCGACAACGACGGCGAGGGCGGCATCCTGGCCCTGACGGCGCTCGCCTCGGGCGTCGCCCCGGCCAGGCTTCGGCACCTGCTGCTGACGCTCGGCGTGTTCGGCGCGGCGATGTTCTATGGCGATTCGATGATCACGCCCGCGATCTCGGTGATCTCCGCCGTGGAAGGCGTCACGCTGATCCATCCGGGGCTGTCGCATGCGATCGTTCCGATCTCGCTGGTGATTCTCACCGGGCTTTTCGCGATTCAAAAAAGCGGAACCGGGGCGGTGGGCAAGATCTTCGGGCCCGTGATGATCGTCTGGTTTCTCGTGCTCGCGGCGCTCGGCGTCCTGCACATCGTGGAACATCCCGATATCCTGCGCGCGGCGTCGCCGCAGTACGCGTTGGCCTTCATCGCGCACAGCCCCGCCACCGCCTTCATCGTTCTGGGTTCGGTTTTCCTGGCACTCACGGGCGGCGAGGCCCTGTATGCGGACATGGGTCACTTCGGCAAATCGCCGATCCGCTTCGCCTGGCTGTTTCTGGTCTGGCCGAGTCTGATCCTGAATTATTTCGGTCAGGGCGCGCTCGTGCTCGCGCATCCCAAGCTCGTCCAGCAGCCGTTTTTCAATCTCGCGCCGGGCTGGGCGCTGCTGCCGCTCGTGATCCTGGCCGCGGCGGCGACCGTGATCGCGTCGCAGGCCGTCATCTCCGGCGCGTTCTCGATGACCAAGCAGGCCGTGCAACTCGGTTTCCTGCCGCGCACCCCGGTCGTGCACACCTCGAAAAAAGAGATAGGACAGGTGTACGTGCCCTTCGTCAACCTGTCCCTGTTCGTCGCCGTCGTTTTCCTCGTGGTGTTCTTCAAATCGTCCGATAATCTGGCATCCGCATATGGGATCGCGGTGGCGTCGACGATGCTGCTGACCACGCTGCTGATGTCTTTCGTCACGCATTCGTTGTGGCGCTGGAAGCCGCTGACGACGGCGGCGGTGATCGGTCCGATGGCGATCGTCGACCTGGCATTCGTTTCGAGCAACGTCAGCAAAATCCTGGATGGCGGCTGGTTTCCGCTGGCCGCGGGCGCGTTGCTGTTCACGGTGATGACGACATGGCACCGCGGGCGCGCGGCCCTCATCACGCAAATGAAAGCGGACAACCCGCCGCTTCGCGATCTGCTCGCTTCGTTGCGCGAAGGCTCGCATGCGCCGTCGCATGTGGAAGGCACGGCGGTGTTCCCCGGCAGCGTCGTCGGCATGACGCCGACGGCCTTCATGCATAACCTCAAGCACAACCGGGTGCTGCATCGCACCAATATCTTTCTCGCCGGCGCCACCGACAACGTGCCCTATACCCGGGAGGCCGAGCGGTTAACGGTCGAATCGCTCGGCGAGGGCTGCTTCGCCGTCACCGTCCGGCACGGTTTCATGGAGATACCGAACGTTCCCGCCCTGCTGCGGTTGGCCCAGAAAGATATCCCGGGATGGACATACGAAGTGGAAGACACGTCGTTTTTCCTCGCACGCGACACCATCATCGCGACCGGCGAGACCCACGCAATGGCCTTGTGGCGCGACAAGCTCTTCGCCTTCCTCGGACGCAACGCGGCGCGGGCCGCCGAGTATTACAGTCTGCCGCCGAATCGCGTGGTCGAACTCGGCGGTCAGATCAACATATGA
- a CDS encoding DUF4865 family protein codes for MIAMQYSFVLPADYDMSIIERRVRERGHVFDDMPSLAFKAFLIARKDGATPGRHENLYAPFYLWENDQAMTGFLCGPRFRAVVDAFGWPLVRTWTTMAAEQGSALGAARFATREIVPVAPFTSLDALRDRERRSSAAATRDEGALYALSAFEPTGWTVVRFRLWRDATASHETGGAQVYEVAHLSNPAGL; via the coding sequence ATGATCGCCATGCAATACAGCTTCGTCCTGCCGGCCGACTACGATATGTCGATCATCGAACGCCGTGTGCGGGAACGCGGGCACGTGTTCGACGACATGCCGTCGCTGGCCTTCAAGGCCTTCCTGATCGCCAGAAAGGACGGGGCGACGCCCGGCCGCCACGAAAATCTCTATGCACCCTTCTATCTGTGGGAAAACGACCAGGCGATGACGGGCTTTCTGTGCGGACCCCGTTTTCGGGCCGTGGTCGATGCCTTTGGCTGGCCGCTGGTGCGGACGTGGACGACGATGGCGGCGGAGCAGGGCAGCGCGCTCGGCGCGGCGCGCTTCGCCACCCGGGAGATCGTTCCCGTCGCGCCGTTTACGTCCCTGGATGCGTTACGCGACCGGGAACGCCGGTCGAGCGCCGCGGCCACGCGTGACGAAGGCGCGTTGTACGCGCTGTCGGCGTTCGAGCCCACGGGCTGGACAGTGGTGCGCTTTCGGCTCTGGCGCGACGCGACGGCAAGTCACGAGACCGGCGGCGCGCAGGTGTACGAGGTGGCGCATCTGTCGAATCCGGCCGGTCTGTGA
- a CDS encoding aspartate/glutamate racemase family protein has translation MRIACLHTAWSNVAVFDAAARDLGLSATALAHFVEPRLLEDAEAAGGLTPALRSRTAARLLSMAADADAVLLTCSTLGPVVDALNAKSHVPILRADAALAVAAAAHHGKVAVLCAAATTVPATRTLFEHAASGSDAQIELTLVPNAWRCFKSGDSEGYQSLLVGAIERAYVDGASIVVLAQASMAPAAARCRLTPVPLTVPASALAAILAFLESPMTDSEYDVNQ, from the coding sequence GTGCGAATCGCCTGCCTTCACACGGCCTGGAGCAACGTTGCGGTCTTCGACGCGGCTGCGCGGGACCTGGGGCTGTCCGCCACCGCGCTCGCGCATTTCGTCGAGCCCCGGTTGCTGGAGGATGCCGAGGCGGCGGGAGGGCTGACACCGGCCCTTCGGTCGCGAACCGCCGCGCGGCTATTGTCGATGGCGGCCGATGCCGATGCGGTATTGCTGACGTGTTCGACGCTTGGGCCGGTCGTCGATGCACTGAACGCGAAATCGCATGTACCGATCCTCAGGGCAGACGCCGCGCTCGCGGTGGCGGCGGCCGCGCATCATGGGAAGGTCGCGGTTCTGTGTGCAGCCGCGACGACCGTGCCTGCCACCCGCACGCTTTTCGAACATGCGGCCAGCGGGTCGGATGCGCAGATCGAACTGACGCTGGTTCCGAATGCGTGGCGGTGCTTCAAAAGCGGCGACAGCGAAGGCTATCAGTCGCTGCTCGTTGGCGCGATAGAACGGGCGTACGTGGATGGCGCGAGCATCGTTGTGCTCGCGCAAGCGTCGATGGCGCCGGCAGCGGCGCGGTGCCGGCTAACGCCCGTGCCCCTGACGGTTCCGGCGAGCGCGCTGGCCGCCATCCTGGCGTTCCTCGAATCGCCCATGACCGATAGCGAGTACGACGTGAACCAATAG
- a CDS encoding MmgE/PrpD family protein — protein sequence MTHILAKYLVDARYEDLPANVRKEGVRTLMNWVGVAVGGSREDPVKRSIAALRPFSGPPQASLLGRTERFDIMNAAFINGVSSHIFDYDDTHLKTIIHPAGPVASAILAFSEYHPVSGKDFLNALVLGVETECRIGNAVYPNHYDVGWHITGTCGVFGSAAAIGKLLGLSEQRMVWALGLAASQPVGLRESFGSMNKSFNPGRAATNGIFAALLAAQDYTSSDGMIEAKRGWANTISTKQDYREITEGLGQRYESLLNTYKPFACGIVIHPAIDAAIQLRNQYHLTPDMIARVDLRVHPLVIELTGKKTPQIGLEGKFSIYHSVAVALIDGAAGEKQYSDQAVRDPRTVALREKVTATIDPAIQPQQVDMTITLKDGRKLHKFIEHAIGSQEVPMTDQQLETKFEGLTDGILSQAATRVLMDRCWQVESLPSAAAIAQAAVPQG from the coding sequence GTGACCCACATCCTCGCGAAGTATCTCGTCGACGCGCGCTACGAAGACCTGCCCGCGAACGTGCGCAAGGAAGGCGTGCGCACGCTCATGAACTGGGTGGGCGTGGCCGTCGGCGGCTCGCGCGAAGACCCGGTGAAGCGTTCGATCGCCGCGTTGCGCCCGTTCTCGGGGCCGCCGCAGGCGAGCCTGCTAGGGCGCACCGAGCGCTTCGACATCATGAACGCGGCTTTCATCAATGGCGTCAGCAGCCACATCTTCGATTACGACGATACCCATCTCAAAACCATCATCCATCCCGCCGGGCCGGTGGCATCGGCGATACTCGCGTTCTCGGAGTACCACCCGGTATCGGGCAAGGATTTCCTGAACGCGCTGGTCCTGGGCGTGGAGACCGAATGCCGTATCGGCAATGCCGTGTACCCGAACCACTACGACGTCGGCTGGCACATCACCGGCACCTGCGGGGTGTTCGGTTCGGCGGCGGCGATCGGCAAGCTGCTGGGTTTGAGCGAACAGCGGATGGTCTGGGCGCTGGGCCTCGCCGCCTCCCAGCCGGTGGGCTTGCGCGAGTCCTTCGGCTCGATGAACAAGAGTTTCAATCCAGGGCGCGCGGCCACCAACGGCATCTTCGCGGCGCTGCTCGCCGCACAGGACTACACCAGTTCCGACGGCATGATCGAGGCCAAGCGAGGCTGGGCGAACACCATCAGCACCAAGCAGGACTATCGCGAAATCACCGAGGGCCTGGGGCAACGCTACGAATCCCTGTTGAACACCTACAAGCCCTTCGCCTGCGGTATCGTGATCCACCCGGCCATCGACGCCGCGATCCAGTTGCGCAACCAGTACCACCTCACGCCGGACATGATCGCGCGAGTCGATCTGCGCGTGCACCCGCTGGTCATCGAACTGACCGGCAAGAAAACCCCGCAGATCGGCCTCGAAGGCAAGTTCAGCATCTATCATTCGGTGGCCGTCGCGCTCATCGACGGTGCCGCGGGAGAAAAACAATACAGCGACCAGGCCGTGCGCGACCCTCGCACGGTTGCCTTGCGGGAGAAAGTCACCGCGACGATCGATCCCGCGATCCAGCCGCAGCAGGTTGATATGACCATCACGCTGAAGGACGGACGCAAGCTGCACAAATTCATCGAGCACGCGATCGGCAGCCAGGAAGTGCCGATGACGGATCAGCAGCTCGAGACCAAGTTCGAGGGCCTGACGGACGGCATTCTGTCCCAGGCCGCGACACGCGTGCTGATGGATCGCTGTTGGCAGGTGGAAAGCCTGCCGAGCGCGGCGGCCATCGCGCAGGCGGCGGTGCCGCAGGGGTAG
- a CDS encoding FKBP-type peptidyl-prolyl cis-trans isomerase, whose amino-acid sequence MKSIRLVCAASLAFACFSTAVLAAAPGGATDTLPSGVTVQHLRAGTGASPSASDTVTVNYQGTLNNGTVFDSSYKRGEPTSFPLNRVVPCWTQGIQKMKVGEKARLVCPPATAYGDRGVPGVIPAGATLTFDVELLSIQH is encoded by the coding sequence ATGAAATCGATTCGCTTGGTATGTGCCGCATCGCTCGCATTCGCTTGCTTCTCCACCGCCGTACTGGCCGCCGCGCCGGGCGGCGCCACCGACACCCTGCCATCGGGCGTCACGGTCCAGCATCTGCGGGCCGGCACCGGCGCGAGCCCTTCGGCATCGGACACGGTTACCGTGAACTACCAGGGCACGCTGAACAACGGCACGGTGTTCGACAGCTCCTACAAGCGCGGCGAACCCACTTCCTTTCCGCTGAACCGCGTGGTGCCGTGCTGGACGCAGGGTATCCAGAAAATGAAGGTCGGCGAGAAAGCGCGTCTGGTCTGCCCGCCCGCCACGGCGTATGGCGACCGGGGCGTGCCGGGTGTGATTCCGGCCGGCGCGACGCTGACCTTCGACGTGGAACTGCTGAGTATCCAGCACTGA
- a CDS encoding GNAT family acetyltransferase, translating to MEIRPYANADQDAVIALWHACELVRPWNDPARDIARKLTEQPELFLVAIEGDARVGSIMAGFEGHRGWVNYLAVAPSHRGRGLGRRLMAEVETRLAERGCPKLNLQVRASNAAVIAFYRQLGYVQDDVLSFGRRLIEDAPSQVG from the coding sequence ATGGAAATACGCCCCTACGCCAACGCCGACCAGGATGCCGTGATCGCACTCTGGCATGCGTGCGAACTCGTGCGGCCATGGAACGACCCCGCGCGCGACATCGCCCGCAAACTCACCGAACAGCCCGAATTGTTCCTCGTCGCCATCGAGGGGGACGCGCGTGTGGGCAGCATCATGGCGGGCTTCGAAGGCCATCGCGGCTGGGTCAACTATCTCGCCGTCGCGCCGTCGCATCGCGGTCGCGGTCTGGGCCGCCGACTGATGGCGGAAGTAGAGACGCGGCTCGCCGAGCGGGGCTGCCCGAAACTCAACCTGCAGGTTCGCGCATCCAACGCCGCGGTCATCGCCTTTTATCGCCAACTGGGTTATGTGCAGGACGACGTGCTGTCTTTCGGTCGCCGTCTCATAGAGGATGCGCCCAGCCAGGTGGGCTGA